gttttgtcaTTTGAGTCTGTCGCCCTCCACTGGCCACTCTTTAATAAGGCTGAATTCCCCAAAATATTGAAATTGCTCTGACATTACACCTGCAGTAATAAACAGTGAATGTCTAGAGAGGCAGACTGTTTTATTAAAGATTCTTAAGGCAGTAACAGCTGTATGGATACTTTCTATTAATTATTCTATATAAACAAGCATCATTTACACTCAGTATCTAGTGAGGCACACTGTTTTACTAAAACCACTTGAGCAGTAAAAGCTCcttgatattttttattgattagtACTTTTCCTGAAATGTTCTCAACCTCTGTTGAGAGTTTTACTGAATACAGAATTAtctagggatgcacgatatggattaTTTTTCAGTCCATACGATAACTGATTATTACCTGACTCTCAAGGCTGATACCGATTAAATAACTGATAATCGAAACtaacatttttatgcttttcatgcacacctgagtgtaagaaaggctaagatgtaaTGTGCAAAGATGGTTTATTTGATATTCCATAGCTGTGATAAGTGTATTTTTTCCTCGTGTTATGTTCTTCttgtaaaaaaacatccacaccagtgacaacatgtgtgtttgttgttcttcGCTGCGTTTATTGGCTGCtcacaaaacaattttaaaggCACATACCACCACCTACTGTTTGTAGATGCTGTGCAGACAGTACAAACATTCAAGGATTTGAGAAGAACATATGAAGACaatgtaaaacataataatgatataagaGTTACACTCCTCCCTTTTCATCAATTATTGATCACTTTAAGTATATACAAACTACACACAACAGAcatcaaacttaaaaacttaaaatccCTCAGGATTCAATTTAAGTTATCACATATTGTATAGTTGAAAAGGAATAATAGCTGTTTTTGTGGAACATAGACATTCCTAGTATTCACTGCAAGCTGGCAGGAGGCAAAACACATGTTTACTCAGTAGtttattcatcatcatcatcatcagagtcaGGATAAGGAGGGGACCAACCAGGGAGAGGGAACAAATCAAGAGAATTATCTTCTGAATGTAGAAGTGGTACTTTATGTTTGACATCCAGTGACATCATTTGATTTGAGATGAACCTATCTATGGCTCTAACAATCAAACCTCTTGAATTTGATAATAAAAGCAGAAGTGAATTTCCTCTCTGAACCCTATTTTCACATCCATAAAGACATACAGCCAATAACTGAGAGGTGACACTGAGATGTTGGTTCACAAAGTTAAAGTTCAGATGCAGAACTTCTCATTTCAACCATCATAACAGAGTTCTCATAGTCCATCTCTTCAGGTGCAGCAGAGCCTTCAGCTTTctcatatttcttcttcttccaaacAAAATAGACGGCGATCCCAATTAAAATAAGAATCACAACAGCTGTTCGCAAACCACATATGAGCAGGGAGTGATCTGTTCAgataaagagacacaaaaatcaGGAGTGGATTTTGACTTAAGTACCATGGGTCATCTCTGCTGGAGGAAGCAACACTTTGAttagtgtgtgtgatgttagTGCAGAGTTTTGGATATTATGATGTTTCTCTCCTTACCCGCCTCTGTTACTGTGATCATGGTCGGGGCTGTTGTTGACTCAGTACACAGGGTGTTATTGGCTTTGGACACCCACTGTGATATGTGCGTCCCATTAGAGATGCAGTCAATGAATATGAAGCCTATAGAAAAGAAACAGATCATCACAGATGCACACAGTGTCAGAATTAGTGTTgtaattatcagttatttttcaTCATGATCTCACTCACCACAGGTAGATATCGTCTCTTCCTTCGAGACTCTACTGACGTGGTTGCTGACTGAGCAGACCAGTTGTCCTGAGACGTCTTGTCTCAGGATGATGTTGTTACTGTCTTTATTTCCAGAGAGGAGCTGAgcgtctgtcagtgtgtgtccatCCAGAGTCCAGCTGTACTGAGGACTGTCCCCTCCGTTAGAGGAGCAGGACACCCTCATCTCTCCCTGGGACAGACACTCAGAGACCAGcaggacagaggacacaggagctgaaggaaacacactcacatcacTTTTGATATTAACACAATCTTGGTCATTCTGTACAGTTTCTATACAGAACAGACATAGATACAGATATATGAAGAATATGAGAGATATGTTGTTCAGTCAAAGCGTTTATGTTGATCAATGTTACTTATTTCCTCAATAagcaaaaaaagttatttaccTTGAATGTTCAACTGTAGAATCTGAGGATCTAACTGTCGTCCTCTTAAATCAAAGCTCATTAGAGTATATTCACCACCATCAGTCCTGCTCAGGTTATTGATCCTAAATGTTCCATCACTGGGAGTAAATGAGGATCTGGTTTCTATCGTATTAGACACAATCTGATTATTTCTCCCATTGAGtattactgttttgtttttgacccATTGGTATCTGCTTATTTCTGAGGTGCTGTCCATCAGCCGGAGGACCACAGTTCCTCCCAAAGCTCCATAACACTGAGCTCCATTTATTCTGCCATCACAGTAGGTTTCCACACCTGGAAATTTTGAAACAGAAGTTGAAATAAAGTTAACAATTTTGATCCTTTAACTTccaaaaattaaataacaatgAGAGACAGTCAAAACTACAGACACAGTGAGGTTGCTGCAGCTCTCTGGCACAGGCCTGtgaccagtggtggaaagtaactaagtacatttactaaagtactCTGataaagtacagttttgaggtacctTATCTCCTCAGACCAAACTATGAATATATATGTATCAATGATATGTTCATGAACATTTTAAGTTGAGTCACATTTTTCAGTAAAACATTGATTTTAAGCCTCTTTCAGTCACTTCAAACTGtgtacaaacattttaaactgtgtaCAAATGTTTTTCAACCCTTGTATTTCTTTAGcatctgttatttgtttttcaatttcagtaaaaaaaaattaataacagCTTGAATTTCCCGTCATACATGCATGGTACTCAAAATAACACCAGAGAAATCTTTCAcgttgtttatatatatatatatatatatatatatatatatatatatatatatatatatatatatatatatatacatatatatatatatatatataacgtGTGGGTCAGTGTTTGAGCTGCAACACATCTGAAGATGATGTCAAACTGTACTTTTTGAACATATTTCGATTTCACACCTGCATTAAATGTgccattttaaataaaagttcaACATCTCACCGTGAGAGACTCCGAGCAGCATCAGCAACAGTCCAATCACAGCCTCCATGTCTCCTCAGTGTTCAGCCTCTGTTGATCCAGTCAGCAGCTTCCAGACAAACCTTTCTACTTCATTTAATAGCAAACATGCAGATCTTAAACTGAGCAGCCTGAAATGTctcagaagaagaggaggaaaagaaaaagaagaagttgTAGTAAACAGTGATCAACTTCAGATAAGAAGGTGTGACAACTCTTACAGGGTGTTAAAATAATACAGTCTGGAGGtgaaagaggaagcagaagTAATTTTGTCATTACTTGCAAAGTTATGAGCACAAATTCTCAGAAACAACATGTCATCTGCTTGACAAGTTGATTTCTGCTCATATGAAACATCTTGTTGTGTCCTTTGAGCTTTACACAATAATGAACTCACTGAAAAAGTAcaacaagaaaatgttattcCTCTAATTTTGACAGGCAGAGCAAAGATGAATGCAGGTTGAATTTACCTCAGGTACCatcaataaacatgtttgtgttattttgctttaaatttT
This window of the Pagrus major chromosome 18, Pma_NU_1.0 genome carries:
- the LOC141012933 gene encoding uncharacterized protein, with the protein product MSFDLRGRQLDPQILQLNIQAPVSSVLLVSECLSQGEMRVSCSSNGGDSPQYSWTLDGHTLTDAQLLSGNKDSNNIILRQDVSGQLVCSVSNHVSRVSKEETISTCGFIFIDCISNGTHISQWVSKANNTLCTESTTAPTMITVTEADHSLLICGLRTAVVILILIGIAVYFVWKKKKYEKAEGSAAPEEMDYENSVMMVEMRSSASEL